cactttcattttaacaaaaagttttctATAAATATATGTTTGAACTAAAAACCTAAGAAGAAAACCCGCCAAAGCCAAACTAGTtctgttttatttacataaaaatcttatttaagatatttttaagaattaagAGCTTAACACCGGTGAAAAATAATTGCTATTCAATTACTGAGATTGCTATTCAATCATTATTTtcgtttattgggaaaaactggaaagaaggaaacatttaatggcatattgcgatggtaccatttcgaaaaccaccacgtcatcatcgtcaggaaatttcataattttttttttttattccaacaGGTTTCACCGCGTATTGAAACAtggtcaaactgctgaaatcacaattgCCTAACCATTAGGCAGTTGTGTTGTATTTGCCATCCTTAAAATATCTTAAGTAAagttgaacacaccattaaacataaaaacataaatatcttgttttaaaataaatgtcTGCAAAATCAGTcctgaaagttaaaaaaaaattgttcccaATAGCTGGAtgttccatttttttaaatttaattctttactttatggcggccaccgtggtgtgatggtagcgtgctccgcctatcacaccgtatgccctgggttcacaccccgggcaaagcaccatcaaaattttagaaataaggtttttcgattagaagaaaatgtttctaagcggggtcgcccctcggcagtgtttgacaagcgctccgggtgtatttctgccatgaaaagctctcagtgaaaattcatctgccttgcagatgccgttcggagtcggcataaaacatgtaggtcccgtccgtccgGGAAAAagagagaagcacgacgcaaattggaagagaagctcggccttagatctcttcggagcttatcgcgccttacattttttttttttttaattctttactcTTCCGCACCAATGCACCCCACTCTTTAATTTTCCCATCTATGGCCTAGATTCAACAAGtgagagttttgaaatgtacacttttttccatataatttgtgTTAGAGAAAAATTCACCTTTCAAAACTCACATTTAGTGAATTTAGCTGCAGTCCCTAGATTAACCGTTGAGAAGTCTTaaaacaatatataatgcatcctacggtcgacaaagatagacggagatccaatagacacgcacataaacacacagcgcgtcaccaatcaccatcaccgctaaaaaggcagtgggcccagacggcatagccatgccgatgcttaaaagcctaaggaaagagggtttcaaatatttagcgcatgtcttcaacctgtctctttccacctttgccatacccgagaaatggaaaatggccaaggtggtcccgctactaaagactgggaaaccagctaacataagtgagtcgtatcgtccgatatctctcctatcgccaatggcaaagacgcttgaagccattttgctcccttatttccaagcaaatttgaagctagcctctcatcagcatggcttcagaaaactccatagcactaccaccgcactaaatgccattagcacccagataaattgcggcttaaatcaatacccccaccatagaacagtactcgtagcgctagacctaacaaaagcttttgacacggtcaaccatggctcgttactgcaagacctggaagggtctacccttcccccatgtcttaaaaggtggaccgcaaattatctgggtggtcggcaggcatcggtgcaatttagaaacgaaacatcaaaaccaaggagaattaaacaaggggtgccacagggtggtgtcctatctccacttctttttaatttctacatatctaagctaccttcaccaccggaaggagtcacaatcgtttcctacgccgatgactgcacaataatggccacaggcccaggcccaaagatcgatgtgctatgcaataaaatacGCGGCTACCTccgtgatctctccagttttttcacctcgcgaaacctggcattatcactgactaaatcttccgcgagcttatttacaacatggacgtcccaaatgtcgaccattttgaacatccacgtcgatggcactacgctaccgactgtcctacaccccaaaatcttgggtgtgacgtttgatcaggatctacattttggtgagcatgcagccgcaattgttccgagaattcagagccgtaacaaaatcctcaaatccctcgctggcagtacctggggaaaagataaagaaacgctcacgtctacatacaaagcaattagccagccgattacgtgctacgcgtcacccatatggtcgccaagcctaaaaattacccactggaagaaactacaggcctgccaaaatactgctctcagaatcgccacgggctgtcttcttatgtccccagaacaccatctgcataatgaggcgagaatactccccatcagggagagaaatgagatgctgaccaaacagttcctgttgaatacccagaaacctgagcatcccaacagacatctgattgatgaaccagcaccgcctactggcttaaggagtcatctccgtaagcattttgaggaaatacggcacctgagaacccagccgtatgaagcgaaaaaacacaagcatgtccttggttaactccataaacaggcgtcggacctttatgccgggaattgcccggtgaatccagtacttaaagaaaagtatccaaaactcgcggaagaggaacgcatactccccagggaaacgcgtgtcactcttgctcaacttcgttctggatactgtaacaggttaaactcttacctatccagaatcaaccccgacatacaaaatgtatgccccgcttgcaatgtgtccccacatgacaccaaccatctctttaattgtaatgtggaaccaacgcctctaacacccctttccttatggtccactcctgttgaaacggcaagtttccttggactcccgttataggatattgatgacaatttgtgatcggtcgcggctattaggtggggcgaagcattgctacaacaacaacaacaacagaagtcTTAAAAGTGTCAACTGTTTAGAATTGGAAATTTGTCTACGTACGAGGAATTAattaacaatgttattattaAAATTTCTGGATTCTGCTCTCCAACTGGAATAATTTGGCATAAAGCGTTTATATCAGATCTACGTCGAGCGTTTGTAACGTTATCGTTTTCAACAATGAGTTCTGCTTTACTTGCAATAACAAAAATTCCTTGGGTTAAGATACTTAGTATTCTAATTATGTAAACTTAAACtttttaaatatccaatatttgGATATAATCATTGTACCTAAAATTACTCAAAACCTGCTTCATATTGATGATATAATATCGACAGACAAACTTTTTCTGATTGATCTAATTACTACAGGCCGGaaatatatataaacttttaatgccataactgaTACTGAATATGACAGGTGTATATCAGAAACCTCattaacttccagacacaaaGATAGACAATATACCCGAATGGCAGTGGGAGGCGAAAAGACACTGTCCACAATAGTCTTGGAACTCCTTGAACTCATCAATttgtgattcaaggttcgattcgagctcaaggccagaacaataatttttttctaatgataattattgttatttttaaatttttctaaatttgaaaaattgtattttatttttggaatagcaagtagaaattttttcagacaacctgtcatagctgcgcagatagatccatttcgaagggtgctaaaccttcatcatcagtacgctttaggcacgctgcgctaaccatttagctatacagccttgagctcgaatcgaaccttgaatcatttaacaataggccgataaaaaacaaaaaacaattgttaaaaaacaaaaaaaacaattctcATCAATTTGTTTTAGGCTGTGTGCGAAACATTTAAATATCGTCATCCAAAAAAAggaacactttcaaaatttttacataggagttctttgtaaaaaatttgacaaaaatctatctcgaaaagtgtttgataacccatCGAAATATATTGcaccaaaacaagattttctgattggccgcttatttcatcaacaattaacgaaaattggtttgcttcaagatccaaTACTTTTCTAAACTATTTGCTAGGCGAAttgccattgttctgctacattttaatgaTAGCAGTTTTTTCGTAATAAATCTATTGAGGTTAATTGAAAATTATAAGAGGGTTAATGAAGATGTGGAAAATTTTGTGTGCAGTGTTGAacagtgaaaaaaataaataaaagtacgaAAATCTTGATTACAGCCCAAAACGGACCAAATTGAataaaagggaccagcggaccaaataggGTTGGAAAGAACCATTTTGGGTCAAAATGGATCAAAGTGGCTGCCGTGGTTAGATCTTAAAAATCTGTATTCAATTATTCTCTATCTTTCATGCAAACTTACCTCTTTTCGCTCGTTGCTGCAActcttgctgctgctgctgctgctgctgttgctttatctgctgttgttgttcttgttgattTGATTGCATTGATTCTTGTTGTTTTGACTGTACTGATTCTTCTTCTTGTTTTTTATTAGCATATACATGTACTTTACTAGATACTGGACTATTGACTATGCGCGTACTATTAATGCCGCTACCATGAATGGCGCTACTAAGTGGGCTATTCATTTTGATATGTCTGTTGTTATTGGTGTTGCTGTTCTTCTTCATATAATTGTGATTGCTATTGCCTGAGTTGACAATGCCCAATAATAAAAGTACAAATATAAATGAAACGTGTGTCATTATGATAAATGTTTGTACAAAATTATTGCTGTGGATGATATTGAGATATTGCACCGAAGAATTCtattataaaaaattgtataactAATTTGACTTAATACATATATTGAATTGATTTATTTCACTATTTCGTTAACAtcgtttaataaattttttttccaacgaTTTGATGTCTAAATTCCTTAATTTTGCATTCGTTAGTTTGACCGGCGCATGTGCACAGTGCGATTAACTTGAGCCGATAATAAAGGTGCGCGGGCAAAATTACCTTTTCAGACTTTTAGTGCGCATGTGCACAGTGCGATTAACTTGAGCCGATAATAAAGGTGCGCGGGCAAAATTACCTTTTCAGACTTTTAGTGCGCAGCTGACGATCACAGCGACACAGGAGCGTTTTACAAGCAATCAAATGTCGCTTTAGTAATGCAACGGTAACTCAAACTTTCAAATGCACATACCAAGTTTATGCTACACAACGAATTGCTTTCATAGCTACCACGGCGTATACTTGTTATTAtttgtgtgggtgtgtgtgtatgttttgtGACACTACCTGCAGCTAGGAGTCTAACTTTTAACTGTAACGAAATTTTAAATCAATAATAAACAAATATACGGAAAACTAAACTTTTTGATTATGCAACAAATACATAAACAAGTTTCGTTGACGGTCGCGCATGCGCAATGGGCGCACTGGGTTTACTTGCAAACTTTGATCTTTAACACTTTACACTTTACAGGTGTGTTATTACACTTGGTTATTttgctttttaaattttattatttgtgtcCATTTTCAGTTCATGTACCTATAACACATTCACTTTACACTCACTTTTGTTGGTGTGACGGATCATAGCGCTGACGCGTTGTTAGTTGAATCGGCTTGGCACTCAACCGAAAAAGAAAAGTATTTCACACATTCAAACTCTTTCTTAACTCAAAAGGCTACTTCAGTAGCAGTGACAATATTTGTATGCATATGCTAATAGTGACGTTGACATTTGATAATTGCTGCAACATCAAACATCAATTTAACTTAACCTCCAGCCATCGCCTATATAAATTTGTTCAGCAATACAACAAATTAATTAATTAGTGCACTCTTAAAGCCATCAGCATCATCTCTTCATTGTTTTCGTgcatttgttattgttattttttgtttttgttttttttttttttgcaaacaaacAATGCACAATAAGTCAATGATTCGCGctttgtttttgttccaataatATTACCAGcaagttttaatttttaacaatcaAGCTGTTGATTTATTGTTGTATTTGTGATGCTGTAACAAAAATGCACTCGCTTTTGTTCAACAGATATGAAACTCCCAAAACTGACCGTTACTAAATTACCTACACAAGTGCTCATTGGCTCTGATGGTCACTCTCAATACACTCACCCTCTTTGCATTATATGCGCTCTTAATTTTTAAGCTAACTCACTTTGTATGTAGTTTGCTCCCTCCAAACTAATTTTTCAatcaacaactttttttaaattttattttagccTACTCGCATTTTTACTGCCCCGATCTTTATCATTCGCTCAAAGACTTGCGTGCTGCCAACACTTTACTCATTTGCTTCgcgtcatatttttattttttttttcaagtcaattCGTAATTCTTTCCGCTATACAAGTGCTGAGTTTAACGAGCAACCAACGGTCTCTCTGATTGCTTGCTTGGTTATCAACAAACTAACTTTTGGCTACACAACGGAAAGTCACTAACTGTCAATGATTCTCTGAATTGTGCGATTGCTCTTTGTTTATAAATCGAAGCGGTTAAGAGAGTTTGAGTCTCCTGCTCAATCGATCTCTGCTGTTGGGATCTCTTTACTTAAAAGTCGTCTTAAGATTAAATTATAGCGCTTGCatttcattataatttttgttgttgtatgagAGGTTATTTCTTCCTGAACTCTATAATACAGTTTTCACACAgatacttaatgatctcatttcaccttctaatgaaatcgtaaattttttgctttcacacagaagtaactgctcgattagtatgaaggagaAAATgtgaagcgaataaaatgacaatgctatatgacagacaatcatggcggaacgatacaaggtggcagcatggtgacatacctacaaacataaacaaattccatgtaattgtaaattcgatggacaaatgtcaaaatcgtactgcgctggtagttgatgtatcaaatcaaataaaaaaggttacaatcagctgttcgattcggccaccttgtatcgttccgccatgcagtcaatgacatttactttgaaaaatgacatttttaagcactgaacacaccaaaaactaagaagcagaaacggaagcggaacgctgccaacagagttgcattgtgcttttgacttcattaggctttcgattagctactaatgaaataattatagattcgaattttgtagggaagattgagctcaataagcgtcgtaatgtagaaaactgcctttattattcaataagccgtctgtgtgaaaacagtataaggccTTTTACCCAATTTAAAACAAACTAGTTTCTCGCTCTTGACAGTTAGACAGAATTCAGCCCATAGTATTAAGCTTATCTCACGTCCGACCGATGCCACTCTACCCACAATGCCctctggatgtatattcagcatcaGCTTCAACATCATTTACAAGTTGTTCCATTAACTCCTCTAATACAACAAGAGAATTCCATTCTACAGATAACAAACTCTTAACTGTGCCAAGCGTGTTCATTGCTTTATGCCGGACAAGCGTACTATTGAGGAGTATCGGTTTTTGTCAATGTACAACGTGTCCTCTCTAGTCACTTCCCATGAAGTATCACTGTAGGTCTCGCGTTAGTGGTGGTGTACTGCCCATAATGCCGAAAGCATCAGTGTTTAAATAAGGAGACAACTTGCATCAAACATACTTTCAAGAGGCTAACGCCACCCTAGGTTCCTTACAGAAGAAGTAGATGAAATGACGGGCACCTCAAGGTGTTTGAGCGTACTGGATCTATCATTTTTCAGGTCTTTTTGATTAGTTATACTCGAAGGTGCAATATATTGTGAACAACATCTAAACGAGCCTGCAGCGTTACAGACGTGGTATGTATAGGCCCGAGGTCACAGTGGTGTAGCTGAGAATTGAGCTGCCGAAGAACTACCGAGAAAGGTTTATGAGAATACCGAGTTGAAATTTCTTTCATTtggtaaaaatttctaaattctttGCACCGGGCGCTATCTATCGCAATCCTTAAGAATTTTCTAAATACTTAGATCCGTGCCGGCGGACGTTGTTGGTGGTAGCAAttcgaaacaagtttttctaagcggtttCGCCGCTCGACAGTGGTTTGACAAATAATCCGAGTATATTTGcaccatgaaaatcttctcagtgatcTGCCTTGAAGGtgcggttcggagtcggcataaaacacgtagccTACCCTGCGCCGCACTGACAAGTTCCAATTGGATCAACTATACTTTGGACAGAAGTTCTTACTCAGTAACAGTCAATCTCATTTTGCTGTAATCGATGCGGTTTGTGGAATTGATTTCATGTCGATTAGACATGCGTTCTTCCGTGCTTTTTTCACATGAGTGTTGCTTTAAACAACTCTTGGCCGCAATGTTTGAACAGCTCAGTTTCTAGCTGGAGTTTTCCGGCGCAATGAACGGATTTTCCACAGGTCGACATTCCTCATTACACCAGTTGTTTTCGCAGGCTCCTTGCAAACATGGGGCGTCCGCAGCAGCGGTATATAATGGGAAAGTAAGTGTTCTTTCTTCTCGGCTAGATGTCCGCTTCGACGCAAACTTTCCCCCAGAAACGAAAACTTGTGCATTTTCTCCTAAAAGGTAGAGTTGCGAGACTATATTTTGATGTAGCTTGGGGTATATATTTATGCTGGAACCGGATACTGTGCTTCCCGTCAAAGCCGCTGCGGTTGACGTAACAAGGCCACATGGTCGTTCTTCATAGCCCCGTCCGTTGTACTTCCTGTATGACGCCGATGTCAACCTCTGACTTCACGGGGGCATCTGTGCCTTCTTCTGTAAGTGCCCCGACATTCAGGTAAGTATATTCCCTCAAATCGTAGTCCTTTAAACGTTTGCCAAGGTCGATATCAGAAAAGAGATCCCATCCGACTATTTTTAACTAGTTTTTTCATTGATGTTTTACGTGAGCATCCCAAGACCAGCGCTCAACCCAGTTACGAGATTTTTATTTTATACGCCTGTGAGGAAAGGCATACCTTACTTTGGGTTTATCCTGAGCCCAATAGCCGGCTGGGTTGAGCCCAATCAATTGACTGAGTACCTACCATGCACTTCCGACCCGAAAATTCAGTTTGTATTGAGAAGATAGTCAATGCCCAGTTTTGCTGATCATATTTGAATCCCATCTGCAAGAGAGCGTAGTACATCCTCGAGGGCATAAGTGTTCCTATAGCCCGTCGCGTCTGATTCGATAGCATCTATTCTGCCCAAAATATCCGCTTGACAATTGCTTTTGCGTCCTGGTATTTATTTTAAAGTCGTACCAAACTATTCAGGGCCGTGTATCGCTTTCCTGTACGCTTTTGAGCCCCCGATTGACCTGGCGAGAGAAGAGTCTAACCGATAGCAACATTTTAAAATGACTCAATACTATGTATTTAAACGTAAGTTCTGTCAGACCTGCTGCTCCACCAGATATTATTAAGAAATATTTCGTAAAATATTTACAATACTACCACCCATGGAAAGTTTTCGAATCTCAAATTCTTCGCATGCAAAAAAATTTGAACAGCGTTAAAATATGGCCTCAAAGAATTATGACACTTGAAGGTGAGTAACGCATCAATCATCTTGCATGTGG
The Eurosta solidaginis isolate ZX-2024a chromosome 5, ASM4086904v1, whole genome shotgun sequence DNA segment above includes these coding regions:
- the LOC137251748 gene encoding uncharacterized protein DDB_G0282951-like isoform X1, with the translated sequence MQRGNNFVQTFIIMTHVSFIFVLLLLGIVNSGNSNHNYMKKNSNTNNNRHIKMNSPLSSAIHGSGINSTRIVNSPVSSKVHVYANKKQEEESVQSKQQESMQSNQQEQQQQIKQQQQQQQQQELQQRAKRGLLQNLRRHG
- the LOC137251748 gene encoding uncharacterized protein DDB_G0282951-like isoform X2, yielding MQRGNNFVQTFIIMTHVSFIFVLLLLGIVNSGNSNHNYMKKNSNTNNNRHIKMNSPLSSAIHGSGINSTRIVNSPVSSKVHVYANKKQEEESVQSKQQESMQSNQQEQQQQIKQQQQQQQQQELQQRAKRDRS